One Streptomyces umbrinus genomic window, GCCCGCAACTCCAGCGCCCCATAAGGGGCGCGGGGAACTGCGCGACCAGCCACGAACAACCCGCAGACACAAACGGGCAACCAAGCGGAGCGTCACCGCACCTGGACCCACTTCGCCTCCGACGGCGTCCCGTCCGCGTCCGTCACGAACAGCATGTACCAGCCGGGCGGCACCAGCGTCCGGTCCTTCGGTACGTCCACGGTGACCGAGTCCTCCGTCTTCGTGACCCCGAGCGCGATGGACCGCTGCTCGACGTCGGTGGTGTGGGTGACCGCGCTCGGCCGCATCAGACGGGCGTTCACGATCCGGTCCGGATGCCGGGTCGCGAAGGTCGCGCGGCCCTCGCCGTCGACCTCCTGCGGACCGTCGCCGAGTACGGGACGGGTCTTGGCGTTCTTGTGCAGGGTGGGCGGGGTGTAGATCTCCATGCGCTGCTCGAAGTGGCCGAGCTTGGTGTTCTGCTGGTCGTCGAAGAGCGGGTCGGAGCCGAACGTGGCGACCCGGCCGTCGGGCAGCAGCAGCGCCTCCGAGTGGTAGTTGCGGCCGACCCTGGGCGAGGCCGCCGAACGGAAGGAGTTGGACCTGGGGTCGTAGAACTGCGCCTTGAGGATGTTGCTGGCGCTGCGCCCGCGGTAGTCCGAGGAGCCGTTGGATGTGAACACCGAGTCGTCCGGCATGATCACGCTGTTCAGGTAGCGGGTGCCCTGCGGCAGGTCGGGGCCGTCCTCGAAGACGGGGTTGTCCTTCTTGAGGTCGATGACCGCGGTGCGCGAGGTCGCCTTCTTGGACTCGCCGACGCCTCCGCCGCCGAGGATCATCACCTTCTGGTCCTGGGCCGGGGGCAGCAGCAGGGACGCCGACGTCTCCGTCTGGTCGGTGTCGCTCAGCCCCGGCACCTTCTCGAACTTGTTGGTCTTCAGATCCCACAGGCCGGGTTCGCGCCCCATGGTGGCGGGCCCGTAACCGGCGTTCGAGGCCGGGTAGAAGAGCTTGCCGCCCTTGGTGAGGAAGAGGGCGGGATAGGTCGGGAAGTAGTGCTTGGGGCCCGGGGTCCACTTCTTGGTCTTCGGGTCGTAGATCTCGTTGTCGCCCGGGTCGATCACCCCGACGTCGTCGAGCCCGGAGACCGCTAGCACCCGCCCGTCCTCCAGACCGACCAGCGTCGGATACCAGCGGGCCTTGCCCATCGGCGCGACGGGCACGTACTTCTCCGCCGTCGGGTCGAACTCGTACGCGGCCTTGATCCCCTGGAAGTCCTGCTTGTCCATGGTGATCTTCTCGGAGAGGCCATATGTATTGGCCGCCTCCTTCCCCTTCAGGCCGAGAATCTCGTACTGGGCCTGCTTGCCCGCGACCGACCGCTGCCCCAACTCGGCGGCCTCGACGAAGACCCGGGCCTCGCTCGCGGTGACCTTCGTCTTCCAGGGCTGCATCACACCGGCCCTGTTGTACGTGATCTCCTGCGTGCGCTTGGCCTTGGGGACGGTGACGTCGAACCTGCTGACGTACTCCACCCCGGTCGGCGAACGGAACCGGGTGCCCTTCTTGAGGACGACCGGCCTGTCGGGGTTCTCGTTCTTCACGCGCATGCCGCCGCCGGCCCGGTCGACCTCGCCGTCGAGCAGCTCGTAACGCGCCGTGCCGCCGGCCACCAGCATCCTGCCGCTGGGGAGTTGGGCGTGTCCGGCGCAGAAGAAGTCGTCCGGGGTGGGGATCTTCTTGAAGGTGTCGTTCCTCGGGTCCCACAGGACGGTGTCGAAGGAGCCCTTGTCGAACTTCTTCTGCTCGTTGCCGGAGCCCGCGACGATCAGCACCTTGCCGGTGTGCAGGAGCGCCGCGTGGATGGCGTTGGTGCGGAACTCCTTCGGAATGTCCAGATGCTTCCAGGAGCCGTACTTCGCCTTGTAGCCCGGCTGGGCGATCTTGTACTCGTAGTACTGCTCCGAGGCGAAGCCGATCGCGGCCGGGGCGTTGAGTCCGGCGAGCAGCGCGACGCCGCCTATGCCGAGCAGCCTCTTCTGGGTCTTCTTCGAAGGGCGGTAGGCCATGGCCTAGTTACCTCCTGTCGTACCGCTGGAGACCGTCCCGCTGGAGACCGTCCCGCTGGGGAGCGAGCCGCTGGGGAGCGAGCCGCTGGGAAGCGTGCCGCCGGCGCTGAAGGCCGGCGCGGGTGCGGGCTCGCCGTCCGGGATCCGGGCGACGGCCGGGGTGGCGACGCGCTGCCGGGCCCGGCGTTCCTGGAACCGGGTGCCCAGCCACACGCCGACCGGAGCGAGGGAGATCGCCAGGGCGAGGACGGCCCAGGTGCGCATGGCCGCGTGCGTGTGCCCTAGGACGAACGACGCCACCAGCGAGGCCGTCAGGACTGCCGCCCAGAACAGGTGGATCCGGAAGGTCAGCACCCGATCGGGGCTGGCGCCGCCGCCCTTCGGGGTGACCACGAAACGGCTGGGGCGGCGGACCACGGCCGCGCCGAGCGACTTGAGGTAGATCGGCGCGGACAGGGCCGACATCGCCATGCCGGCGAGGCCGCCCGAGCCTTCCGGTTCGTGCGGGGAGACGTTGTGCCGCCGGTTCCAGAGATAGAGGCCGATCTGGAGGGCGGCGGCGTCGCTGTAGAGCATCAGCCACATGGAGGCGGCGACCTGGGTGCCGGACGCGCCGAACCACAGGAACAGGACGCAACTGAGGATGCCCAGCAGCCAGTTGACGGCCGTCATCGGGTAGTAGACGAGCATCATCGTGTACGAGAACAGCCGGCCGGGCGGCATCGTGAAGGGTGCCTTCCAGTACTGCTTGAACAGCGTCTCGTACGTACCGCGCGACCAGCGCATCTGCTGGGTGAAGAAGTCGGTCCAGGACTCGGGGCCCTCGCCCACGGCCAGCACGTCGGGTGTGTAGACCGACTGCCAGTGGTGGCCGGTCCTCGGGTTCTTGTGCCGGTGCAGCTCGAACCCGGTGGCCATGTCCTCGGTGATGGAGTCGTACAGCCCGCCGACCTGCCGGACGGCCGCGATCCGTACGACGTTGTTGGTGCCGACGAACATGGGGGCGCGGTAGCGGTTGCCGGCCCGCTGGATCAGCGCGTGGAACAGGAACTGCTGGGACTCGGCCGCCTTGGTGACCGGAGTGGTGTAGTTGCCGTACACCTGCGGGCCGACGACGAACGCGACGTCCGGGTCGCGGAAGTAGCCCATCATCCGCTCCAGGAACTCGGGGAGCGGGACGTGGTCGGTGTCGACGGAGGCGAAGAAGTCGTACTCGCCGCCGTGCATCGCGATCCACGCGTTGTAGTTGCCGTGCTTCGTACGGGCCTTGTGGACGCCCTTGACCCTGTTCCACTCGGGGACGCCGTGGCGGGTGAAGTGCCGTACGCCCAGTTCGACACAGAGGGCCTTGGCCTGTTCGTCGTCGCCCTCGTCCAGGAGCCATACGTCGACGCCGTGGGGGCCGGGGTGGGTGACGCGGACGGCGCCTTCCAGAGTGGCGCGGACCATCGAGAGCGGTTCCTTGCCCGGGACGTACGTGGTGAGGAAGGCGACCCTGGTGCCGGGCTCCGGGAAGACGGGTATCGGGTCCCTCGCCACCATGGTCGCGTGGGCGATGGAGACCACGTTGACGACCATGAACAGCTCGATCAGGCCGATGGATATGAGCATCGCGATGTCGAGGCCGACCAGCCAGCGGGTGCCGCCCTCTCTGACGACCCAGTGGGTCGGCCAGACCAGGTAGACGAGGAGCAGCCCCGTGAGCAGCGGGGCGAGCGTCATGAGCAGGACGGCTCGTATTCGGTGTGGCTCGCGCGACAGGAGCTTTGTGTACTGCACCCGGTACGCGGTGCCGGACGGCTCCGCGAGCGGTCCGGCCAGTTGGCTGTGGGTGTCGTAGTCGTAGCCCTCCGGCCGCACAGCGCCCTCCAGTGATCGAACGAGCCGATACCCACACAAAAGTGGCTTTTGGTCGGCGTGTCGAACGGAGGGGGTCCAGTTGGGGGGTAGGGGGGCGAGGCGTTGTCGATCCACCTGCGGGCGGGTGGGGGTTGCTCGCGCAGTTCCTCGCGCCCCTAAAAGACTGCGCAGTTCCCCGCGCCCCTTAGGGGGTTGGGGGCGCGGGGAACTGCGCGAGCAACCCAAGACGGCGGTCACGCGACAACCAGGCCCGAGCACCGGTTCTTTCAGGGGTGCGGGGAACTGCGCGACCAGCCCACGACGACCGGCACGCGACGAAGCAACCTCGGCCACCGTTCTCAGGGGCGCGGGGAACTGCGCGACAAGCCCCCACCGGCCCGCACCCACCACACAGCCCCGCGGAAGCGACAGGGCAAGGCAGAGCGGCTACACCGACAGGTGTCGCTCCACCGTGTCGACCTTGGACGTCAGTCCGTCGGTGACACCGGGCCTGATGTCCGCCTTGAGGACGACGGACACACGTGGCGCCCGCTCCTCCACCACAGCGACGGCACGCTTCACGACGGCCATCACTTCGTCCCACTCCCCCTCGATCGAGGTAAACATCGCGTCGGTGCGATTGGGCAGCCCCGACTCCCGCACGACCCGCACGGCGTCGGCGACGTACTCGCCCACGTCCTCACCGACACCCAGCGGCGTCACGGAGAAAGCGACGATCATGCGCTGACGATCCCCTCGTTGCGGGCGCGGGACGCGATGAGCGCGTTCTCCGCCTCGCGCTTGAGCTTGCGCTCGGCGAAGAAGCCGCCGGCCGGCAGCACGGAGAGGACGAAGTAGAGGGCCGCGGTCTTCAGGTCCCACTTGGCGCGGTTCCAGGCGTCGGCCCAGAAGATCAGGTACAGGATGAAGAGGACGCCGTGGACCATGCCCATCACGGGTACCGCGTTGAAGTCCGTCGTCCGCTTCAGCACCGAGCAGACCAGCAGGAGGAGGAAGGAAACGGCCTCGGGAGCCGAGACCAGACGGAGACGACGGAGGGCGGAGGCGGTCTTGATGTCCACGAGTCACCTTCGGTGGGAGGAGTCTGGGGTGGATTCGGAAGGGGTGCCGGTGCCGCGCCGATGCTTTGTGAACGCACGCACAAGCTTTCCCATTGAAGCATCCGGGCCCCGGCCGCCCGGCCGCGGGGTCCGGGCAGGCGGCACCTGACAGACCGGACCCCGAGGTGTCTTCAGGGACGGATCATCCCGAAGGATCTGTTCGGCGACCAGGCCCGACGGCTACCGTCATCACCGTGGCGATGTTCCGACTCCAAGGCAGCAAGGTGCTGGCCGTCGACATGACCGGCGACGCCGTGAAGGCGAAGAACGGGTCGATGGTGGCGTACGACGGTCAGATGGCCTTCAAGAAGCTCAGCGGCGGTGGCGAGGGTATCCGCGGCATGGTGACGCGCCGGATCACCGGTGAGCAGATGACCCTCATGGAGGTGAAGGGACAGGGGACCTGCTGGTTCGCCGACCGGGCAAGCGAGATCAACCTCGTGAACCTCCAGGGCGACAAACTCTTCGTCGAGTCGAGCAATCTGCTCGCGACCGACTCCGGCCTGCGCACGGGCACGTCCTTCACGGGACTCAGGGGCGCCTCGCAGGGCAACGGGCTCTTCACGACGACCATCGAGGGGCACGGCCAGGCGGCGATCATGTCGGACGGGCCGGCCGTGGTGCTGCGGGTCAGCTCGCAGTACCCGCTGACCGTGGACCCGGGGGCGTACATCGCCCATCAGGGCAATCTGCGGCAGTCCTTCCAGTCCGGTGTGACGTTCCGCACGTTCATGGGCGAGGGCGGCGGCGAGGCCTTCCAGATCCGCTTCGAGGGCGACGGCGTCGTGTACGTGCAGCCCAGTGAGCGCAACTCGATCGCGGGAGATGTGTGACATGCCCTTCCGTGAGATCAACTCGAAGATGATCGAGGCCACGGTCATGCCGGGGCAGCGGCTGTTCAGCCAGCGCGGCGCGATGCTCGCCTACAAGGGCGAGGTGTCCTTCACCCCCAACATGCAGGGCGGCCAGGGCGGCCTCATGTCGATGATCGGACGGCGGGTGGCCGACGAGGCGACTCCGCTGATGACCGTCGAGGGCTCCGGCACCGTCCTGTTCGGGCACGGCGGCCACCACATCCAGGTGATCAGCCTCACGGGCGAGACCCTGTACGTGGAGGCGGACCGGCTGCTGGCCTTCGACGGCACCCTGGAGCAGGGCACGATGTTCATGGGCTCGCAGGGCGGGGTCATGGGCATGGTGCGCGGCCAGATGACGGGTCAGGGGCTGTTCACCACGACCCTCAAGGGGCACGGCAGCGTCGCCGTCATGGCGCACGGCGGGGTCATCGAGGTGCCGATCAGCCCGCAGCGCCCGGTCCATGTCGATCCGCAGGCGTACGTCGCCCACCACGGGGACGTACGCAACAAGCTCTCCAGCGCGCTCGGTCTGCGCGATCTGGTGGGCCGCGGCTCGGGCGAGGCGTTCCAGCTGGAGCTCAGCGGGAGTGGTGCGGTGTACGTGCAGGCGTCGGAGGAGAAGCTGTGACCACCTACCCGGGCACGGGCCCCGTGATCCACGACCCGTCGACACTGCCGGTCGACGACAACGTGAACGCGTACACCTTCTGCGTGGAGCTCAAGGGGAGCGAGTGGTTCCTGCAGAAGGGCAAGATGATCGCCTACTACGGCTCGATGGAGTTCAACGGCATCGGGCACGGTCGTCTCGACCGGCTGGTGCGGACGAGTTTTCATTCGCCGTTGCACGCGAGCGACTGGGTCGTGGCCTCCGGCTCGGGCAAGATGCTCCTCGCCGACCGGGCCTTCGACGTGAACTCCTTCGACCTGGAGGAGGGCAATCTGACCATTCGCTCGGGCAACCTCCTCGCTTTTCAGCCAAGTCTCGCGCTCAAGCAGTCGATCGTGCCGGGCTTCCTCACGCTGATCGGGACGGGCAAGTTCGTGGCCGCGTCGAACGGTCCCGTGGTGTTCATGGAACCCCCGATCCGGGTCGACCCGCAGGCCCTGGTCGGCTGGGCCGACTGCCCCTCGCCGTGCCACCATTACGACCACGGGTACATGACAGGCCTGATGGGCGGTCTACGTGCACTGACGGGCATGGGAGGGGCCTCCGGGGAGGAGCACCAGTTCGAGTTCGTGGGAGCCGGCACGGTGCTGCTCCAGTCCAGCGAGGCCCTGATGGCGGAGCAGGCCGCGGGCGCGGTCCCGAACCAGGCTGGAGTGCCGGGTGGTGGCGGGGCACCCGGCCACCAGGGACAGCAAGCCGGCGCACCGCGCCTTCCCGGACAGCTGGGAGACCTCCAGCGTCGCTTCGGGCTGTGAGCGGTAGTCTGCGGAGTGTGACGTCGAACATGTGCGCGCCGTCACGCAACCCTCACTAGTTCCCTTTTCAACATCTTAGGTAGAATTCATACATGGAGACCGAGACGGCCACTCGCTGGCTGACCGATGCGGAGCAGTGCGCCTGGCGCACCCACCTGGAGGTCAACAGGCTGTTGACGTATCAGCTCGAAAAGGACCTCCAACCGTTCGGCCTGACGATGAACGACTACGAGATCCTGGTGAACCTCTCCGAGTCGGAGGGCGTACGGATGCGGATGAGCGACCTCGCGTCCGCCACCCTCCAGTCCAAGAGCCGCCTCTCCCACCAGATCACCCGCATGGAGAACGCGGACCTGGTCAGGCGCGAGAACTGCGAGTCCGACCGCCGTGGGCTGTACGCCGTGCTCACGGACCACGGCATGGAGACGATGAAGAAGGTCGCGCCTCATCATGTGGCGTCCGTGCGGCGGCACTTCATCGACCTCCTCTCGCCGGAGGCCCTGGAAGAGCTCCACAAGTCCCTGACCCCCATCGCGGAGCACCTGCGGGGGCAGCGGGGACGTTCGTGACGTACGACCTGATCGACCGGACCGACCTGGCGGCCGAGTAGACCGGCCGAGCAGACCGGCTGACTCGGCCGGCTAGACCGGCTGAGTGGGTCGGGCCGACCGGTCCAAGGGCAGGCGGAGTTCGAACAGGGCTCCGCCTGTCGGCGCGTCCCGGACGGTGAGTGATCCACCGTGCCGGACGGCGACGTCGCGGGCGATGGCGAGGCCGAGACCGGCTCCGCCGTCGTCGCGGGTACGGGCCTCGTCGAGCCGTACGAACCGCTCGAAGACCCGCTCGCGCTCGTCTGCGGGCACGCCCTCGCCGTCGTCCGCGACCCCGAGGACCGCCCACTCCCCCGAGCGCCGCACGGTCACGGCGACCGAGGTCCGCGTGTGCCGCTGCGCGTTGTCCAGCAGATTGCCCAGCACGCGCGCCAGCTGCCCGCGCGACCCTGCCACCTCGACGGACTCGGCGTCCACGGACACCTCGACCCGGTCCCCGACCCGCTGGCCCGCCTCCTCGCGGACGAACGCCGCCAGGTCCAGGGGCGCGTCCGCCGACCGCTCCCCCGCGTCCAGCCGGGCGAGCAGCAGCAGGTCGGCCGCCAGCCGCTGCAGCCGTACGGTGTCCTCGACGGCCCCGTCCACGTCCAGCAACTCCGGGTGCGCGGCGCCCACTTCGAGCTGGGTGCGCAGTGAGGCGATGGGGCTGCGCAGTTCGTGCGAGGCGTCGGCGACGAACGCGCGCTGGCGCTCCACCGAGGCCTCCAGAGCGGCGAGCGTCTCGTTCGTCGTACGGGCCAGGCGTGCGACCTCGTCGTGGGTGGCGGGCTCGGGGACGCGCCGCGAGAGATCCTCGGAGGCCGTGATGGCGGCCATCTCGGCACGGATCCCCTCAACGGGGCGCAGGGCCCGCCTGGTGACGACGTACGTCACCCCGCTGACCGTGACCAGCAGCAGGGGCAGGCCGATCAGCATGGCCGTCAACGCCGTGCCGACGGCGCCCTGTTCGGCGGAGAGCGGAGCGCCCGCGTAGACGGTGAGCGGGACACCTCCCTTCGTGACCACGTCGACCCCGGCGAACCGGTAGTCGGCCGTCTCCCCCTCGACGGTCGCGGTGCCCTGGCCGTACCAGGTCTCGTCGGCGATGTCGCCGGCTTCGAGAGCGTCCTCCTCGTCGGCCAGCCCCTCGTCCGTGTCACCGGCGTCGTCATTGGCGACGGAGTTCAGTCGATCCGAGGCCCTGGCGGCCACGCTCATGCCCTCGACGTCCTCGCCGAAGGCGACGGCCTTCCCCTTCCGGTCCAGGACCTCGACAGGGTTCTCGTCGCCGTCCGGCAGGTCGAGATCGTTGTACGCGAGCCCGTTCGACAGTGCCGAGGCGGCGTTGCGGGCCACCGAGTCGGCCTCGGTGTCCGCCTGGCCGATGAGGCTGGCCCGCAGCGCGAGCAGCACGGCGGCTCCCGCGGCGACCAGGGCTATGGCGACGACGAGGGTCGCGGCGAGCGTGGCGCGGGCCCGTACCGATCGCATTCGCCGCCTCACGCCCGTGCCTCCAGTCTGTATCCGGCCCCGCGTACGGTCCTGATCAGCTCCGGGCCGAGCTTGCGGCGCAGGGTGCTGATGTAGACCTCGACGATGTTCGGGTCGCCCTCGTATGCGAAGTCCCAGACGTGCTCCAGGATGTCGGCCTTCGACACGACCTCCCCGGCCCGCACGACGAGCTGCTCGAGGACGGAGAACTCCTTGGTGGTCAGGGTGATCTCGTCGTCCGCGAGGTACACGCGCCGGGCGGCGGTGTCGACCTTCAGGTGCCCGAACTCGTACACGGGCGAGGCCCCGCCCGACGGGCCGCGCCGCCGCAGGAGCGCCTTCACCCGGGCGACGAGGACGACGTAGGAGAACGGCTTGGTCAGATAGTCGTCGGCGCCCGTGTCGAGGCCCTCGGCCTCGTCGTACTCGCCGTCCTTGGCGGTGAGCATCAGGATCGGCACGTCGTGTCCCGCGGCGCGCAGGGCGCCGCACACGCGGTAGCCGTTCATCCCGGGCAGCATGATGTCGAGGACGACGAGGTCGTACGAGCCCTCGCCGGCCAGGTGCAGCCCCTCCAGGCCGTCGTGGACCACGTCCACGGCGTAGCCCTCGGCCGTCAGGCCCTTGGCGAGCGACAGGGCGAGCCGCTTTTCGTCCTCCACGATCAACAGGCGCATGGGCCAAGAATCGCAAACCGAACCTGAAGAAGCCTTCAGGAGGCTTCAGGTCCGCTTCAGCGTCGGTCGGCCAGATTGGTTCCCGTCGACAGCAGACGAGGCGGACAAGCCACTGCAACCGGCGACAACATCCGTTACTGGTTGCAACCAGTCGAAATTCGGAGGATCCCATGAAGCGCAACATCGTCATCGCCACCATCGCGGCCGCGGCCCTGAT contains:
- a CDS encoding kelch motif-containing protein, which encodes MAYRPSKKTQKRLLGIGGVALLAGLNAPAAIGFASEQYYEYKIAQPGYKAKYGSWKHLDIPKEFRTNAIHAALLHTGKVLIVAGSGNEQKKFDKGSFDTVLWDPRNDTFKKIPTPDDFFCAGHAQLPSGRMLVAGGTARYELLDGEVDRAGGGMRVKNENPDRPVVLKKGTRFRSPTGVEYVSRFDVTVPKAKRTQEITYNRAGVMQPWKTKVTASEARVFVEAAELGQRSVAGKQAQYEILGLKGKEAANTYGLSEKITMDKQDFQGIKAAYEFDPTAEKYVPVAPMGKARWYPTLVGLEDGRVLAVSGLDDVGVIDPGDNEIYDPKTKKWTPGPKHYFPTYPALFLTKGGKLFYPASNAGYGPATMGREPGLWDLKTNKFEKVPGLSDTDQTETSASLLLPPAQDQKVMILGGGGVGESKKATSRTAVIDLKKDNPVFEDGPDLPQGTRYLNSVIMPDDSVFTSNGSSDYRGRSASNILKAQFYDPRSNSFRSAASPRVGRNYHSEALLLPDGRVATFGSDPLFDDQQNTKLGHFEQRMEIYTPPTLHKNAKTRPVLGDGPQEVDGEGRATFATRHPDRIVNARLMRPSAVTHTTDVEQRSIALGVTKTEDSVTVDVPKDRTLVPPGWYMLFVTDADGTPSEAKWVQVR
- a CDS encoding glycosyltransferase family 2 protein, with protein sequence MRPEGYDYDTHSQLAGPLAEPSGTAYRVQYTKLLSREPHRIRAVLLMTLAPLLTGLLLVYLVWPTHWVVREGGTRWLVGLDIAMLISIGLIELFMVVNVVSIAHATMVARDPIPVFPEPGTRVAFLTTYVPGKEPLSMVRATLEGAVRVTHPGPHGVDVWLLDEGDDEQAKALCVELGVRHFTRHGVPEWNRVKGVHKARTKHGNYNAWIAMHGGEYDFFASVDTDHVPLPEFLERMMGYFRDPDVAFVVGPQVYGNYTTPVTKAAESQQFLFHALIQRAGNRYRAPMFVGTNNVVRIAAVRQVGGLYDSITEDMATGFELHRHKNPRTGHHWQSVYTPDVLAVGEGPESWTDFFTQQMRWSRGTYETLFKQYWKAPFTMPPGRLFSYTMMLVYYPMTAVNWLLGILSCVLFLWFGASGTQVAASMWLMLYSDAAALQIGLYLWNRRHNVSPHEPEGSGGLAGMAMSALSAPIYLKSLGAAVVRRPSRFVVTPKGGGASPDRVLTFRIHLFWAAVLTASLVASFVLGHTHAAMRTWAVLALAISLAPVGVWLGTRFQERRARQRVATPAVARIPDGEPAPAPAFSAGGTLPSGSLPSGSLPSGTVSSGTVSSGTTGGN
- a CDS encoding MTH1187 family thiamine-binding protein, with translation MIVAFSVTPLGVGEDVGEYVADAVRVVRESGLPNRTDAMFTSIEGEWDEVMAVVKRAVAVVEERAPRVSVVLKADIRPGVTDGLTSKVDTVERHLSV
- a CDS encoding DUF3817 domain-containing protein — encoded protein: MDIKTASALRRLRLVSAPEAVSFLLLLVCSVLKRTTDFNAVPVMGMVHGVLFILYLIFWADAWNRAKWDLKTAALYFVLSVLPAGGFFAERKLKREAENALIASRARNEGIVSA
- a CDS encoding AIM24 family protein is translated as MFRLQGSKVLAVDMTGDAVKAKNGSMVAYDGQMAFKKLSGGGEGIRGMVTRRITGEQMTLMEVKGQGTCWFADRASEINLVNLQGDKLFVESSNLLATDSGLRTGTSFTGLRGASQGNGLFTTTIEGHGQAAIMSDGPAVVLRVSSQYPLTVDPGAYIAHQGNLRQSFQSGVTFRTFMGEGGGEAFQIRFEGDGVVYVQPSERNSIAGDV
- a CDS encoding AIM24 family protein: MPFREINSKMIEATVMPGQRLFSQRGAMLAYKGEVSFTPNMQGGQGGLMSMIGRRVADEATPLMTVEGSGTVLFGHGGHHIQVISLTGETLYVEADRLLAFDGTLEQGTMFMGSQGGVMGMVRGQMTGQGLFTTTLKGHGSVAVMAHGGVIEVPISPQRPVHVDPQAYVAHHGDVRNKLSSALGLRDLVGRGSGEAFQLELSGSGAVYVQASEEKL
- a CDS encoding AIM24 family protein yields the protein MTTYPGTGPVIHDPSTLPVDDNVNAYTFCVELKGSEWFLQKGKMIAYYGSMEFNGIGHGRLDRLVRTSFHSPLHASDWVVASGSGKMLLADRAFDVNSFDLEEGNLTIRSGNLLAFQPSLALKQSIVPGFLTLIGTGKFVAASNGPVVFMEPPIRVDPQALVGWADCPSPCHHYDHGYMTGLMGGLRALTGMGGASGEEHQFEFVGAGTVLLQSSEALMAEQAAGAVPNQAGVPGGGGAPGHQGQQAGAPRLPGQLGDLQRRFGL
- a CDS encoding MarR family winged helix-turn-helix transcriptional regulator, translating into METETATRWLTDAEQCAWRTHLEVNRLLTYQLEKDLQPFGLTMNDYEILVNLSESEGVRMRMSDLASATLQSKSRLSHQITRMENADLVRRENCESDRRGLYAVLTDHGMETMKKVAPHHVASVRRHFIDLLSPEALEELHKSLTPIAEHLRGQRGRS
- a CDS encoding sensor histidine kinase, whose translation is MRRRMRSVRARATLAATLVVAIALVAAGAAVLLALRASLIGQADTEADSVARNAASALSNGLAYNDLDLPDGDENPVEVLDRKGKAVAFGEDVEGMSVAARASDRLNSVANDDAGDTDEGLADEEDALEAGDIADETWYGQGTATVEGETADYRFAGVDVVTKGGVPLTVYAGAPLSAEQGAVGTALTAMLIGLPLLLVTVSGVTYVVTRRALRPVEGIRAEMAAITASEDLSRRVPEPATHDEVARLARTTNETLAALEASVERQRAFVADASHELRSPIASLRTQLEVGAAHPELLDVDGAVEDTVRLQRLAADLLLLARLDAGERSADAPLDLAAFVREEAGQRVGDRVEVSVDAESVEVAGSRGQLARVLGNLLDNAQRHTRTSVAVTVRRSGEWAVLGVADDGEGVPADERERVFERFVRLDEARTRDDGGAGLGLAIARDVAVRHGGSLTVRDAPTGGALFELRLPLDRSARPTQPV
- a CDS encoding response regulator transcription factor; translation: MRLLIVEDEKRLALSLAKGLTAEGYAVDVVHDGLEGLHLAGEGSYDLVVLDIMLPGMNGYRVCGALRAAGHDVPILMLTAKDGEYDEAEGLDTGADDYLTKPFSYVVLVARVKALLRRRGPSGGASPVYEFGHLKVDTAARRVYLADDEITLTTKEFSVLEQLVVRAGEVVSKADILEHVWDFAYEGDPNIVEVYISTLRRKLGPELIRTVRGAGYRLEARA